A region from the Brevibacterium paucivorans genome encodes:
- the mobA gene encoding NTP transferase domain-containing protein: MSQGSRTDHLSLSALLVSGGKATRLGGLTKTALTVDGVPLIKRALTAVRGVSPHCRAVVVGNTEGLDDLGHVTHLREDPPFSGPAAAIATGVAHVTTEFVAVLAADLPRIDAHTIRALVDAVGESDCAVAVDPAGRAQYLTAVWRARALAEVVSTAEVAHRPARTLYDRCTWVPVHLEQATTADIDTFADAQCFGVDVEG; encoded by the coding sequence GTGAGTCAAGGCTCACGCACTGATCACCTTTCGCTCAGTGCCCTTCTGGTGTCCGGTGGGAAAGCCACTCGTCTGGGCGGCCTCACCAAGACCGCACTCACCGTGGATGGCGTTCCGCTCATCAAACGTGCTCTCACCGCAGTCCGCGGAGTCTCCCCGCACTGCCGCGCAGTCGTGGTGGGTAACACGGAAGGGTTGGACGACCTCGGGCACGTCACCCACCTACGCGAAGACCCGCCCTTTTCTGGCCCTGCCGCGGCGATCGCCACCGGGGTGGCGCATGTGACAACTGAGTTTGTGGCGGTCCTTGCCGCCGATCTCCCCCGCATCGACGCACACACGATTCGCGCGCTCGTCGACGCGGTAGGTGAGTCGGATTGTGCGGTTGCCGTTGATCCCGCCGGGCGGGCGCAGTACCTGACGGCCGTGTGGCGCGCCCGGGCGCTGGCTGAAGTGGTATCCACCGCCGAGGTGGCCCACCGGCCCGCTCGTACCCTTTACGACCGCTGTACGTGGGTTCCCGTTCACCTTGAGCAGGCGACGACCGCGGACATCGACACGTTCGCGGATGCCCAGTGTTTTGGGGTGGATGTAGAGGGCTAA
- a CDS encoding D-alanyl-D-alanine carboxypeptidase, producing MALYHLTCGRRFFAAAIVALATFTGVGAVNVAGTKPASAHTVVAQPAEPTSATYTSPENIGDGTPPPTPAADAWLVANLDTGEVLVSRGEDVVASPASVQKLLTALALVDELPDVKKKQRITEETTNVDGTRVGLLRDNEYSIDLLFHSMLMASANDSAHALGEAVGGQDKALELMHRKATQLGMGSTTVGTTSGLDAPGQGTTVDDLLKLSHEFIKNKYLMTIVKTQTLDFPGGYDHNKKEKVQGYQIQNHTRLVGLVDGAIGLKNGYTQEARGSFVGAATRGDTTYVAVVLRAQTQSRQATADLLNWAFNQKHPQVTRTVAFEDLSTPSPVASVGGAGGATGEPREEAGESQAAGIAIPNNVGLALGLPVAIFAVVGGALMYRSRRKRSRTGDWKPENQEGSST from the coding sequence GTGGCTTTATACCACCTAACATGTGGCCGTCGCTTTTTTGCGGCGGCCATTGTTGCCCTCGCAACCTTTACTGGCGTGGGGGCCGTGAACGTTGCGGGAACGAAGCCTGCGAGCGCGCACACGGTTGTGGCGCAACCGGCAGAACCCACCTCGGCCACATACACCAGCCCGGAAAACATAGGTGACGGCACTCCCCCACCCACCCCGGCGGCCGACGCGTGGCTCGTAGCCAACCTGGACACCGGCGAAGTCTTGGTGTCCCGCGGCGAGGACGTGGTCGCTTCGCCTGCGTCAGTGCAGAAACTCCTCACGGCGCTGGCCCTGGTCGACGAACTCCCTGACGTCAAGAAAAAGCAGCGCATCACGGAAGAGACCACAAACGTCGACGGCACCCGCGTGGGTTTGTTGCGCGATAACGAATACTCAATCGACCTGCTTTTCCACTCAATGCTGATGGCCAGCGCCAACGACTCTGCACACGCGTTAGGCGAAGCCGTGGGCGGGCAAGACAAGGCCCTGGAACTCATGCACCGCAAAGCCACGCAGTTGGGGATGGGCTCGACCACTGTGGGCACTACAAGCGGGCTGGATGCGCCTGGGCAGGGAACCACGGTGGATGACCTGCTGAAGCTTTCCCATGAGTTCATCAAGAACAAGTACCTCATGACAATCGTCAAGACCCAGACCCTGGACTTCCCCGGTGGGTATGACCACAACAAAAAGGAGAAGGTCCAGGGATACCAGATCCAGAATCACACGCGCCTGGTTGGGCTGGTTGACGGGGCTATCGGTTTGAAGAACGGGTACACGCAAGAAGCCCGTGGTTCGTTCGTGGGGGCTGCCACTCGAGGCGACACCACGTACGTTGCGGTGGTTCTGCGCGCGCAAACGCAGAGCCGGCAGGCGACCGCTGACCTCCTCAACTGGGCGTTTAACCAAAAGCACCCGCAGGTCACGCGCACCGTGGCGTTCGAGGATCTGAGCACGCCGTCGCCTGTTGCGTCTGTTGGGGGCGCGGGTGGCGCGACTGGTGAGCCGCGTGAAGAAGCCGGTGAGTCCCAAGCCGCAGGAATCGCAATCCCTAACAACGTAGGGCTTGCACTTGGGCTACCCGTCGCCATTTTCGCCGTTGTGGGCGGTGCGCTCATGTACCGTTCGCGCCGCAAGCGCTCCCGCACAGGCGATTGGAAGCCCGAGAACCAGGAAGGTTCCAGCACGTGA
- a CDS encoding succinate dehydrogenase iron-sulfur subunit codes for MSEKEVKTAEPASKVDLPDHLGGGGGEIPSFDCTIRIARFDPEADSEPHWEDYKVTMYGTDRILDALHKIKWEIDGSLSFRRSCAHGVCGSDAMRINGRNRLACKTLLKDLDTNKPITVEAIKGLPLEKDLIVDMEPFFQSYREIMPFLITSGHEPTRERLQSPEDRAIFDDTTKCILCASCTSSCPVFWTDGQYFGPAAIVNAHRFIFDSRDEGGDMRLEVLNDKEGVWRCRTTFNCTEACPRGIEVTKAISEVKQALLTRAF; via the coding sequence ATGAGTGAAAAAGAAGTAAAGACAGCTGAGCCAGCGTCCAAGGTTGATCTTCCAGATCACCTGGGTGGCGGTGGCGGAGAAATCCCATCGTTCGATTGCACAATCCGTATTGCACGCTTCGACCCCGAAGCTGACTCCGAGCCACACTGGGAAGACTACAAAGTCACCATGTACGGCACGGACCGTATCTTGGACGCTCTGCACAAGATCAAGTGGGAAATCGACGGTAGCCTGTCGTTCCGCCGTTCATGTGCGCACGGTGTCTGTGGATCGGACGCAATGCGAATTAACGGGCGTAACCGCCTGGCATGTAAGACCCTGCTGAAGGACCTGGACACCAACAAGCCCATCACGGTGGAAGCGATCAAGGGCCTGCCTCTTGAAAAAGACCTCATCGTGGACATGGAACCGTTCTTCCAGTCCTACCGCGAAATCATGCCGTTCTTGATCACTTCTGGTCACGAACCTACTCGCGAACGCCTGCAGTCGCCTGAAGACCGCGCCATCTTCGACGACACCACCAAGTGCATCCTGTGTGCTTCGTGTACGTCGTCCTGCCCAGTGTTCTGGACCGATGGCCAGTACTTTGGACCGGCTGCAATTGTGAACGCACACCGCTTCATCTTCGACTCACGTGACGAAGGTGGCGACATGCGCCTCGAGGTTCTCAACGACAAGGAAGGTGTGTGGCGCTGCCGCACCACCTTCAACTGCACGGAAGCTTGCCCTCGTGGAATTGAAGTCACCAAGGCAATTTCCGAAGTTAAGCAGGCGTTGCTCACTCGAGCGTTCTAA
- the sdhA gene encoding succinate dehydrogenase flavoprotein subunit, which yields MQVHEYDVVIVGAGGAGMRAAIESGQRARTAVLTKLYPTRSHTGAAQGGMCAALANVEEDNWEWHTFDTIKGGDYLVDQDAAEVMAKEAIDAVLDLEKMGLPFNRTPEGKIDQRRFGGHTRDHGKSPVRRACYAADRTGHMILQTLYQNCVKHGVEFYNEFYVLDLVMTEVDGQRRPAGVVAYELATGEIHVFRSKAVVFATGGFGKVFKTTSNAHTLTGDGVAVTYRNGLPLEDMEFFQFHPTGLAGLGILLSEAARGEGAVLRNSEGERFMERYAPTIKDLAPRDIVARSMANEVREGRGCGPNKDYVLLDLTHLEPAHIDAKLPDITEFARTYLGVEPYTEPVPVFPTAHYAMGGIPTNVESQVLSDNDTVVPGLYAAGECACVSVHGSNRLGTNSLLDINVFGKRAGIAAAEYSKTATLPELPEGAADRTVDMIETMRRSNGSELIGAIRKDLQETMDTHVQVFRTEETLRTALKDIAALRERYKNVGIHDRGKRYNLDLLEAVELGFLLEIAEVVTVAALHRKESRGGHFREDFPKRDDENFMHHTMTYLDESATAEGVAGMRLETKPVVVTRYQPMERKY from the coding sequence ATGCAGGTACATGAGTACGACGTTGTCATCGTCGGCGCAGGTGGCGCCGGCATGCGCGCAGCGATCGAATCCGGACAGCGCGCACGCACAGCTGTTCTCACCAAGCTGTACCCAACCCGTTCGCACACCGGTGCAGCTCAGGGTGGTATGTGTGCAGCACTTGCCAACGTTGAAGAAGACAACTGGGAATGGCACACGTTCGACACCATTAAGGGTGGCGACTACCTGGTCGACCAGGACGCAGCTGAAGTCATGGCAAAGGAAGCCATCGACGCGGTTCTTGACCTGGAAAAGATGGGTCTGCCGTTCAACCGTACGCCTGAAGGCAAGATTGACCAGCGTCGCTTCGGTGGACACACCCGCGACCACGGTAAGTCGCCTGTGCGTCGCGCGTGCTACGCCGCTGACCGTACCGGTCACATGATTCTTCAGACCCTCTACCAAAACTGTGTCAAGCACGGTGTTGAGTTTTACAACGAGTTCTACGTTCTTGACCTGGTAATGACCGAGGTGGATGGCCAGCGCCGTCCGGCTGGTGTCGTTGCGTACGAACTGGCAACCGGCGAAATCCACGTGTTCCGCTCGAAGGCCGTTGTGTTCGCAACCGGTGGTTTCGGAAAGGTTTTCAAGACCACCTCGAATGCGCACACGCTCACCGGTGACGGTGTTGCTGTGACCTACCGCAACGGGCTTCCGCTTGAAGACATGGAGTTCTTCCAGTTCCACCCAACCGGCTTGGCAGGCTTGGGAATCCTCCTGTCTGAGGCTGCCCGAGGTGAAGGTGCAGTTCTGCGTAACTCCGAGGGTGAGCGCTTTATGGAGCGCTACGCACCCACCATTAAGGACTTGGCTCCACGTGACATCGTGGCTCGTTCCATGGCTAACGAAGTGCGCGAGGGTCGCGGTTGTGGACCAAACAAGGACTACGTTCTTCTGGACCTCACCCACCTGGAACCAGCACACATCGATGCGAAACTTCCAGACATTACCGAATTCGCCCGCACCTACCTGGGTGTTGAGCCCTACACGGAACCTGTTCCAGTGTTCCCAACGGCTCACTACGCCATGGGTGGTATCCCCACCAACGTTGAATCGCAGGTTCTTTCCGACAACGACACGGTAGTTCCTGGCCTCTACGCTGCCGGTGAATGTGCATGTGTTTCGGTCCACGGTTCAAACCGTCTGGGAACCAACTCGCTGCTGGACATCAACGTGTTCGGTAAGCGTGCGGGAATCGCGGCTGCGGAATACTCCAAGACCGCAACGCTTCCTGAACTGCCGGAAGGCGCTGCTGACCGCACGGTCGACATGATCGAAACCATGCGTCGTTCCAACGGTTCAGAACTGATCGGCGCGATCCGTAAGGACCTTCAGGAAACCATGGACACCCACGTACAGGTGTTCCGTACTGAAGAAACCCTGCGCACGGCGCTTAAGGACATCGCCGCTTTGCGTGAACGCTACAAGAACGTGGGCATCCACGACCGCGGTAAGCGTTACAACCTGGATCTCCTCGAAGCAGTCGAGTTGGGCTTCCTTCTTGAAATCGCCGAGGTGGTTACGGTTGCCGCTCTGCACCGTAAGGAATCGCGTGGCGGACACTTCCGCGAAGACTTCCCGAAGCGTGACGACGAAAACTTCATGCACCACACCATGACCTACCTGGACGAATCAGCAACCGCTGAAGGTGTTGCAGGAATGCGTTTGGAAACGAAGCCCGTTGTCGTAACGCGGTACCAGCCTATGGAGCGTAAGTACTGA
- a CDS encoding succinate dehydrogenase hydrophobic membrane anchor subunit, producing MTATSIPAPRSEYKRHKNTRSKFELAAWLFMRISGLLLVFLIFGHLFVNLWQGEGVQGLDFGFVAGKWANPFWQIWDLAMLWLAMIHGTNGLRTIINDYAEKPATNVVLQLVLYIASAIVVVLGTLVIFTFDPCPANTAAELLPTFCTA from the coding sequence GTGACGGCAACTTCAATTCCCGCTCCTCGTAGCGAATACAAGCGCCACAAGAACACCCGTTCTAAGTTCGAACTTGCCGCGTGGCTGTTCATGCGTATCTCGGGTCTGCTTCTTGTGTTCCTGATTTTTGGTCACCTGTTCGTCAACCTGTGGCAGGGCGAAGGTGTGCAGGGACTCGACTTCGGTTTCGTCGCCGGTAAGTGGGCTAACCCCTTCTGGCAGATCTGGGACCTGGCTATGCTGTGGCTGGCCATGATCCACGGAACCAATGGTCTGCGCACCATCATCAACGACTACGCAGAAAAGCCAGCTACCAACGTTGTTCTACAGCTGGTTCTGTACATCGCTTCGGCCATCGTTGTGGTTCTGGGAACCCTGGTGATCTTCACCTTCGACCCTTGCCCAGCGAACACCGCTGCTGAACTTCTGCCCACCTTCTGCACCGCTTAG
- the sdhC gene encoding succinate dehydrogenase, cytochrome b556 subunit: protein MAKASTGTLYRGHEGMWSWVAHRVTGVGIFFFLLVHVLDTALVRVSPAAYDAVIGTYKTPIMAMAEIGLVAAIVFHAFNGVRVILVDFWKGGPKNQRKMFWAVMILWLIVMIAFLPRHLMHTFGG, encoded by the coding sequence GTGGCTAAAGCCTCAACGGGCACGCTGTACCGCGGACACGAAGGAATGTGGTCCTGGGTCGCTCACCGCGTCACAGGTGTCGGTATTTTCTTCTTCCTGCTGGTCCACGTGCTTGACACAGCCCTTGTACGCGTATCGCCCGCAGCCTACGACGCTGTCATCGGAACGTATAAGACCCCCATCATGGCAATGGCCGAAATCGGCTTGGTTGCAGCGATCGTTTTCCACGCATTCAACGGTGTGCGCGTGATTCTTGTTGACTTCTGGAAGGGCGGGCCCAAGAACCAGCGCAAGATGTTCTGGGCCGTCATGATCCTGTGGCTCATCGTTATGATCGCGTTCTTGCCCCGCCACCTCATGCACACGTTCGGAGGTTGA
- a CDS encoding mannose-1-phosphate guanylyltransferase: MIPNFHAVIPAGGAGTRLWPLSRRDRPKFLHDILGVGSTLLQSTWSRTVPLVDPDHMWVVTGQAHAEEVSHQLPALRDDRLVREPSPRDSAAAIGLAAALIHRTDPDAVIGSFSADHSITNAEDFRTVITQAVAAASGGDIVTVGITPTYASTAYGYIETGANLGLRAAPTARRALNFVEKPDATAARKYTFSGRYRWNAGMFIARTDAMLELFAQHAPDLYAGLMKIAEVWGTDRQDAVLGEVWPQLEKVAIDYVIAEPAARAGRVVVVPGDFGWDDVGDFDAVAKLRQPAPGERCAVKVIGDSPVISEDSSGVVISTGDRPVALVGLDDVVVVDTDDALLVTSRSSAQKVKNVVARLNDQGLTQIL; the protein is encoded by the coding sequence ATGATTCCCAACTTTCATGCGGTGATCCCGGCCGGAGGTGCGGGGACCAGATTGTGGCCCCTGTCCCGTCGCGACCGCCCAAAGTTCTTGCACGACATCCTCGGAGTTGGCTCAACCCTGTTGCAGTCCACCTGGTCGCGAACGGTGCCCCTGGTGGACCCGGACCACATGTGGGTGGTCACGGGGCAGGCTCACGCTGAAGAGGTTTCGCACCAGCTCCCAGCCTTACGGGACGATCGGTTAGTCCGGGAACCTTCACCTCGGGATTCTGCGGCAGCCATTGGGCTGGCCGCCGCGCTCATTCACCGCACTGACCCAGACGCGGTCATTGGCTCTTTTTCTGCAGATCACTCAATTACTAATGCGGAAGATTTCCGCACGGTCATCACACAGGCTGTGGCGGCGGCGTCTGGCGGGGACATCGTCACGGTGGGGATTACTCCTACTTACGCGTCGACGGCGTACGGGTATATAGAGACCGGCGCGAACTTGGGGTTGCGGGCCGCACCCACGGCGAGGCGTGCGCTTAACTTTGTGGAGAAACCGGACGCAACCGCGGCGCGGAAGTACACGTTTTCGGGGCGTTATCGGTGGAACGCGGGCATGTTCATTGCGCGCACTGACGCGATGTTGGAGTTGTTCGCACAGCACGCCCCTGATCTGTATGCGGGGTTGATGAAGATCGCCGAGGTGTGGGGCACCGACCGTCAAGATGCTGTCTTGGGTGAGGTGTGGCCGCAGCTGGAGAAGGTGGCGATCGACTATGTGATCGCGGAACCGGCTGCGCGTGCTGGGCGCGTTGTCGTTGTCCCGGGAGACTTCGGTTGGGATGACGTGGGCGACTTCGATGCGGTGGCCAAGCTTCGGCAACCGGCACCGGGGGAGCGGTGCGCGGTGAAGGTCATTGGTGATTCGCCAGTGATTTCGGAGGACTCGTCTGGTGTGGTGATCTCGACCGGCGACCGGCCCGTGGCACTTGTAGGGCTTGACGACGTAGTGGTCGTGGACACGGATGACGCGCTTCTTGTCACCAGCCGTAGCAGTGCGCAGAAGGTCAAGAACGTAGTTGCGCGGTTGAACGATCAGGGGCTTACGCAGATTCTGTAG
- a CDS encoding amidohydrolase — MIETVVNELVDELIEFRRDIHAHPELSNAEHRTTEKIAQRLKDAGLEPVLFEGTGLYVDVGDGPIVGGLRADIDALPLDDLTRTEFASTVPGVSHSCGHDVHLTAAMGAALALSRIHETKGGLGGTIRCIFQPAEEVTPGGALQIIQQGALTGVPLCYALHCDPNVDVGKVGSRIGPITAAGDTVILRLRGHGGHTSRPHLTEDLVYALGRLAVDLPSTLSRLIDPRHAFSLVWGAIEAGHAPNVVPNEGLLMGTLRCLDVDGWNKVAQVLPDLVDRIAGPYGVEVDLEHRRGVPPVVNTEDEVTLAEHAIRQELGPDSVELTPQSMGGEDFAWYLTRVPGALIRLGTRTPGGHTYDIHQGDFLVDERAVGIATRVNCAVALEALNRA; from the coding sequence TTGATTGAGACAGTTGTAAATGAGCTAGTGGATGAGCTCATTGAGTTTCGTCGTGATATTCACGCTCACCCGGAACTGTCGAACGCTGAACACCGCACAACTGAGAAGATCGCGCAACGCCTCAAAGACGCAGGCCTTGAACCGGTGTTGTTCGAAGGCACAGGCTTGTACGTGGATGTGGGCGATGGGCCTATCGTGGGTGGTCTGCGCGCCGACATTGACGCGCTTCCGCTGGACGATCTGACCCGGACTGAGTTTGCTTCAACCGTGCCGGGCGTGAGCCACTCGTGCGGTCACGACGTTCACCTCACAGCGGCGATGGGGGCAGCGCTCGCTCTGTCACGGATCCACGAAACCAAAGGTGGTTTAGGTGGAACGATCCGCTGTATTTTCCAGCCTGCTGAAGAAGTAACACCCGGTGGCGCTTTGCAAATCATTCAGCAGGGCGCGCTGACGGGCGTCCCGCTATGCTACGCCTTGCACTGTGATCCAAACGTAGACGTGGGCAAGGTGGGTTCACGAATCGGCCCCATCACGGCAGCCGGAGACACAGTGATTCTGCGACTGCGCGGTCACGGCGGTCACACGTCACGCCCGCACCTGACAGAAGACTTGGTGTACGCGCTTGGTCGTCTAGCTGTGGACTTGCCGTCGACGCTTTCGCGCCTCATAGACCCGCGCCACGCGTTTTCCCTGGTGTGGGGTGCGATTGAAGCTGGCCACGCCCCAAACGTAGTCCCCAACGAAGGTTTGCTCATGGGGACACTGCGGTGCCTGGACGTTGACGGATGGAACAAGGTCGCGCAGGTGCTACCTGACTTGGTTGACCGGATTGCCGGCCCGTACGGCGTGGAAGTGGATTTGGAACACCGCCGAGGTGTCCCACCCGTGGTCAACACCGAAGACGAAGTGACGTTGGCCGAGCACGCGATCCGGCAGGAGCTGGGGCCGGATTCCGTGGAACTCACCCCGCAGTCGATGGGTGGGGAAGACTTCGCGTGGTACCTCACCCGGGTGCCGGGCGCTCTCATTCGTTTGGGTACGCGCACCCCTGGCGGCCACACGTACGACATTCACCAGGGCGACTTCCTGGTTGATGAACGCGCTGTGGGCATTGCGACGCGTGTGAACTGCGCGGTAGCACTGGAGGCTTTGAACCGCGCGTGA
- a CDS encoding adenosine deaminase: MDTNLFPTPVGVDDRDPILELPKVSLHDHLDGGLRASTLIELADEAGFELPSGDPSDIRARILGASNSGSLERYLESFAWTVSVMQTADALTRVAREWVLDQAADGVFYAEARWAPEQHVQGDLDMDAAVEAVQAGLNEGTALVAEAGKFIRVGQILTAMRHAKNSVAVAELALRHRDNGVVGFDLAGAEAGNPPSAHLTACEALHAACFPMTIHAGEGAGVDSIFEAVQVCHTQRIGHGVRIVEDMDIIDGQGSLGDLSSWILDRQIPLELSPTSNIHTGAADSIETHPITGLKDLGFAVTVNPDNRLMSGTSVSKEMRLLVDRAGWDQADLEWVTVNALNAAFLPLDVRERLLDELLIPGFARIEL; encoded by the coding sequence GTGGATACTAACCTTTTTCCTACACCTGTTGGCGTTGACGACCGTGACCCTATCCTGGAGCTTCCAAAGGTTTCGTTGCACGACCACCTCGACGGTGGACTGCGTGCTTCAACCCTGATTGAACTGGCTGATGAGGCTGGTTTTGAGCTCCCCTCAGGTGACCCCAGCGATATTCGTGCGCGCATTCTAGGTGCGTCGAATTCGGGAAGCTTGGAGCGTTACTTGGAGTCGTTTGCGTGGACGGTTTCAGTGATGCAGACGGCTGACGCTTTGACGCGCGTTGCACGCGAATGGGTGCTCGACCAGGCCGCTGACGGCGTGTTCTACGCAGAGGCCCGGTGGGCTCCGGAACAGCACGTGCAGGGTGATCTGGACATGGATGCGGCTGTCGAAGCTGTGCAAGCAGGGCTGAACGAAGGAACCGCACTTGTTGCTGAGGCCGGAAAGTTCATTCGCGTGGGGCAGATCCTCACGGCTATGCGACACGCGAAGAACTCGGTCGCAGTGGCTGAGCTGGCGTTGCGTCACCGTGACAACGGAGTTGTGGGCTTTGACCTCGCCGGAGCGGAAGCCGGCAACCCGCCAAGTGCGCACCTGACTGCGTGCGAAGCTCTGCACGCGGCGTGCTTCCCCATGACGATCCACGCGGGTGAAGGCGCAGGTGTCGACTCAATTTTTGAAGCAGTCCAGGTGTGCCACACCCAGCGGATCGGTCACGGTGTGCGCATCGTGGAAGACATGGACATCATTGACGGGCAAGGATCCTTGGGAGACCTGTCCTCGTGGATCCTGGACCGGCAGATTCCGCTGGAACTGTCACCCACCTCGAACATCCACACGGGTGCAGCGGACTCGATCGAAACCCACCCCATCACGGGACTGAAAGACCTGGGCTTCGCGGTGACGGTGAACCCGGATAACCGTTTGATGTCAGGTACGTCCGTGTCTAAGGAAATGCGTTTGCTCGTAGACCGCGCGGGCTGGGACCAGGCCGACCTCGAATGGGTCACGGTCAACGCCCTGAACGCGGCGTTCTTACCACTGGATGTGCGTGAACGTCTGCTTGACGAACTTCTGATCCCAGGGTTCGCCAGGATCGAGCTGTGA
- a CDS encoding AbgT family transporter yields the protein MPKSTQLNDSDISSTATIDPPKNPRTPSTATRDNHATPTDTSGPSHTGNNDAGNSADTSTKRFQMPHLLWLMLIILGVVVVAGYLIPAGQFEKGPDGTIDPNSFSFLSDQTPVNPIDALMLLLSGAVKMAPIAFAVLMVGANVHVVLESKAFENLLNATVYRLQDKSTPLLISGLFCLMVYLGGFSGSDALIAIVPIGVLFARKLGLDGIVAVSVTTFAALIGFGTGPKHMAITQMMIGLPPYSGFGVRLLIMNGFMLVGLAFVLLYVRKIQQDPTRSPMWKHGWRPYDHTDDSTVAAEKLRARSVMVIALFLFQFGVIVAYSLFIDSKRTIDAMFAVNLVSAIVIGKVAGFKWNQLAESIVRGLQSMAFVSVIIGMAGAISIILQEAHVLDTIVYTITRPLHGVGLGWSAVLMVLLFAVINFIIPSTAAKAAILIPLVAPIATALGMHHQIALQAFQLGDGFTNLLSPVLAWLVGSCVTAGVPYLTWVRWVAPKVGIFLALSAALMLGLTTLGWTGGVA from the coding sequence ATGCCCAAAAGCACTCAGCTGAACGATTCTGACATCAGCTCAACCGCAACGATCGACCCGCCCAAAAACCCCCGCACTCCCTCCACGGCAACCCGGGACAACCACGCAACCCCAACCGACACCTCGGGACCTTCACACACAGGCAACAACGACGCCGGAAACAGTGCGGACACATCGACCAAACGGTTCCAGATGCCCCACCTCTTGTGGCTCATGCTCATCATCTTGGGCGTGGTCGTTGTGGCCGGTTACCTCATCCCAGCCGGGCAGTTCGAAAAGGGTCCCGACGGAACCATCGACCCCAACTCGTTCTCCTTCCTCAGCGACCAAACACCGGTCAACCCAATCGACGCGCTCATGCTCCTGCTGAGTGGTGCCGTAAAAATGGCCCCCATCGCCTTCGCCGTACTCATGGTGGGAGCCAACGTCCACGTGGTCCTGGAGTCCAAGGCGTTCGAAAATCTGCTCAATGCAACGGTTTACCGGCTCCAAGACAAGAGCACACCCCTGCTGATTTCAGGACTGTTCTGCCTCATGGTCTATCTGGGCGGATTCTCCGGTAGCGACGCGTTGATCGCAATCGTACCCATCGGCGTCTTGTTTGCCCGGAAGCTGGGGCTCGACGGCATCGTCGCGGTCAGCGTCACAACGTTCGCAGCGCTCATCGGGTTTGGCACCGGGCCAAAGCACATGGCCATTACGCAGATGATGATCGGCCTGCCACCCTACTCCGGCTTTGGTGTGCGCCTGCTTATCATGAACGGTTTCATGCTAGTTGGGCTGGCCTTCGTTCTCCTCTACGTTCGCAAGATCCAGCAAGACCCCACCCGCTCCCCCATGTGGAAGCACGGTTGGCGCCCTTACGATCACACCGACGACAGCACCGTCGCCGCTGAAAAACTCCGCGCACGATCAGTCATGGTCATCGCACTGTTCCTTTTTCAGTTCGGCGTGATCGTCGCGTATTCGCTCTTTATCGACTCCAAACGAACCATCGATGCGATGTTCGCGGTCAACCTCGTGTCGGCGATCGTGATCGGAAAAGTCGCCGGTTTCAAGTGGAACCAACTTGCCGAATCGATCGTCCGCGGTCTCCAAAGCATGGCTTTCGTATCCGTCATCATTGGGATGGCTGGCGCAATTTCGATCATCCTGCAAGAAGCCCACGTGCTCGACACAATCGTGTACACCATCACGCGTCCGCTTCACGGTGTGGGGCTGGGCTGGTCGGCCGTGCTCATGGTGCTCCTATTCGCGGTCATCAATTTCATCATCCCGTCCACGGCGGCCAAAGCAGCGATCTTGATCCCGCTGGTGGCCCCAATCGCAACCGCACTGGGCATGCACCACCAAATCGCACTCCAGGCGTTCCAGCTGGGCGACGGATTCACCAACCTTCTGTCACCGGTTCTCGCGTGGCTCGTGGGGTCCTGCGTAACCGCAGGAGTTCCGTACCTCACGTGGGTCCGCTGGGTCGCACCCAAGGTTGGGATCTTCCTAGCTCTGAGCGCCGCACTCATGTTAGGGCTCACCACCCTCGGATGGACAGGAGGCGTCGCGTAA
- a CDS encoding MarR family winged helix-turn-helix transcriptional regulator encodes MDEVDLIVSAWERERPDLDVTPMAVLSRVSRLARQLDLARKETFAAHGLEVWAFDVLSALRRAGKPYELSPSTLVNEMMVTSGTMTNRIDRLVSRGLVSRHPDPTDRRGVHVRLTTSGRTKVDTALAELLEHEHALLSNLSQAQKRKLAELLRSLSTGFSPT; translated from the coding sequence ATGGATGAGGTTGATCTCATTGTCAGCGCGTGGGAACGCGAACGGCCAGACCTAGACGTCACACCCATGGCTGTTCTGTCCCGTGTCTCGCGCCTGGCTCGGCAACTGGACCTAGCACGCAAAGAAACATTCGCAGCCCACGGACTTGAAGTGTGGGCTTTCGACGTCCTCTCTGCCCTGCGTCGCGCCGGAAAACCCTACGAACTCAGCCCGTCAACTCTGGTCAACGAAATGATGGTCACCTCGGGCACCATGACCAACCGGATTGACCGCCTCGTTTCCCGCGGGCTCGTCAGTCGCCACCCCGACCCAACGGACCGCCGCGGGGTCCACGTCCGGCTCACCACCTCGGGCCGAACCAAAGTCGACACCGCACTCGCCGAACTCCTCGAACACGAACACGCCCTGCTGTCCAACTTAAGCCAGGCTCAAAAACGAAAACTGGCAGAATTGCTACGCTCGTTATCAACAGGGTTCAGCCCCACATAG